From the Candidatus Poribacteria bacterium genome, one window contains:
- a CDS encoding sigma-70 family RNA polymerase sigma factor produces MNDQQVPSETRPDDISDHELVRRCQDGDKRAMETLMRQYQQWVYNIAYGMLASPEDASDVAQDVFLWLWENIGQFRFKSQFSTWLYRIVTNRCLNLKDQRQRRKTDPMEIDDSQPWVPINTATPESTVLQAEQREILQQALASLKDDYRKILVLREMQDLSYEELAEVLGCSLGRVRSRLHEARQALRKAIQQLER; encoded by the coding sequence TTGAACGACCAACAAGTTCCTAGCGAAACGCGACCCGATGACATCAGTGACCATGAGCTCGTCCGCCGGTGTCAAGACGGTGACAAGCGAGCCATGGAAACCCTTATGCGTCAGTATCAGCAGTGGGTGTATAATATCGCTTACGGGATGCTCGCAAGTCCTGAAGACGCCAGTGATGTGGCGCAGGACGTTTTTCTTTGGCTTTGGGAGAATATTGGGCAGTTTCGATTCAAATCTCAGTTTTCGACGTGGTTATACCGGATTGTTACTAACAGATGCCTCAATTTGAAGGATCAGCGCCAGCGGCGTAAGACCGATCCGATGGAGATTGACGACTCGCAGCCGTGGGTGCCGATTAACACGGCGACTCCGGAAAGCACGGTCTTGCAGGCAGAACAGCGGGAGATTTTGCAGCAGGCGCTCGCTAGCCTCAAAGATGATTACCGAAAGATACTGGTTCTCCGCGAAATGCAAGACCTGTCCTATGAGGAGCTGGCGGAGGTGCTTGGCTGCTCTTTGGGGCGCGTTAGATCGCGGCTGCATGAAGCGCGGCAGGCGTTGCGAAAGGCGATACAGCAGCTTGAGCGGTAA
- a CDS encoding sugar phosphate isomerase/epimerase yields the protein MSFPLAYSALRWENPNLEQTLVQLREAGWDGWEARQSLDWLGSARRVTQICDAVGIQVAAICGPNVTLDVTQPTHEINKRRIEFASDLEVPTFMTKGPGRLEGETTDLDLDRMAAVYEDLAAYGEPLGVTVTFHPHTGHVVDSADEWKRFMTRLDRCRLCLDMSHAVHWGYDPIQAVYDYRDRISYVHLHDHKDGGNVELGEGLMCDYPAFLKALEDIGYSDWITACPGATERTDEAKIRINRAYLKDIGY from the coding sequence ATGTCATTTCCACTTGCCTACAGTGCCCTCCGTTGGGAAAACCCCAATTTAGAACAAACACTTGTGCAGCTCCGAGAGGCTGGCTGGGACGGTTGGGAAGCCCGTCAGTCGCTCGATTGGCTCGGTTCGGCGCGTCGCGTTACTCAGATCTGTGACGCTGTCGGTATACAGGTCGCTGCCATTTGTGGTCCCAATGTCACGCTTGACGTAACGCAGCCAACCCATGAGATTAACAAACGGCGGATTGAATTCGCCTCGGACCTTGAGGTTCCTACCTTTATGACCAAGGGGCCAGGACGCCTTGAGGGGGAAACGACAGATCTCGATCTAGATCGCATGGCGGCGGTCTATGAGGATCTCGCTGCTTACGGCGAACCGCTCGGTGTTACTGTCACCTTCCATCCGCATACGGGACATGTGGTGGACAGTGCCGATGAGTGGAAGCGATTCATGACACGCCTCGATCGATGCCGCCTATGCCTAGATATGTCTCATGCTGTCCACTGGGGTTATGATCCCATTCAAGCGGTTTACGATTATCGGGATCGCATCTCCTACGTCCACCTTCATGATCATAAAGATGGGGGTAATGTCGAGTTAGGTGAAGGGCTCATGTGTGACTATCCTGCCTTTCTGAAGGCGTTAGAGGATATTGGCTATAGCGATTGGATAACTGCCTGTCCGGGAGCGACAGAGCGTACCGACGAAGCGAAGATCCGAATCAATCGCGCTTACCTGAAAGACATCGGTTATTGA